One window from the genome of Gemmatimonadota bacterium encodes:
- the coxB gene encoding cytochrome c oxidase subunit II, whose product MNNQFQLHPEIASTFAFDVDLLYFFVVAVSIFFMALICVLIFLFAMKYRRRTEDQQAETQTHGHLGLEITWSAIPLVLMLIMFAWGVWLFFRVYQIPDGAMEYYVVGKQWMWHVQHPTGQREINEMHVPINTPVKLTMASEDVIHSFFIPAFRVKNDVIPGRYTSLTFEATKPGKYHLFCAEYCGTEHSMMIGSVYAMEPEDYQDWLGGGVSDETPEEAGARLFSQLNCDTCHSDQAAARGPSLNGKFGTEEVLASGERILIDEAYIRESIVNPRIRMVAGYPSIMPTYQGQITETNIFNLISYIKSLPSTEGAQ is encoded by the coding sequence GATCTGCTGTATTTTTTCGTAGTGGCCGTCAGCATTTTCTTCATGGCCCTGATCTGCGTGCTGATCTTTCTTTTCGCCATGAAGTACCGGCGCCGCACCGAGGATCAGCAGGCGGAAACGCAGACGCACGGCCACCTGGGCCTCGAAATCACGTGGTCCGCCATACCGCTCGTCCTCATGCTGATCATGTTCGCCTGGGGCGTCTGGCTCTTCTTCCGGGTGTACCAGATCCCGGACGGCGCCATGGAGTACTACGTGGTCGGCAAGCAGTGGATGTGGCACGTGCAGCATCCCACGGGCCAGCGGGAAATCAATGAAATGCACGTGCCGATCAATACGCCGGTGAAGCTGACCATGGCGTCCGAGGACGTCATACACAGCTTCTTCATCCCGGCGTTCCGGGTGAAGAACGACGTGATCCCCGGACGGTACACTTCGTTGACCTTTGAGGCGACGAAGCCCGGCAAGTACCACCTGTTCTGCGCCGAATACTGCGGCACCGAACACTCGATGATGATCGGAAGCGTTTACGCCATGGAACCGGAGGACTACCAGGACTGGCTGGGCGGTGGCGTGTCCGACGAGACGCCCGAGGAGGCCGGGGCGCGGCTCTTCTCGCAGCTCAACTGCGATACGTGCCACAGCGACCAGGCCGCGGCCCGTGGGCCGTCCCTGAACGGCAAATTCGGCACGGAGGAAGTCCTTGCCAGCGGTGAACGCATCCTGATCGACGAAGCCTATATCCGGGAATCCATCGTCAATCCCAGGATCCGGATGGTGGCCGGCTATCCGTCGATCATGCCGACTTACCAGGGTCAGATTACGGAGACCAACATCTTCAATCTGATTTCTTATATCAAATCGCTGCCGAGTACGGAGGGCGCCCAATGA
- a CDS encoding cytochrome c oxidase subunit 3 family protein, with the protein MRHQFDDMDQQNDAASLGMWLFLLTEVMFFGGFFLGYSIYRSEYYDSFVIGSQNLDVFLGGLNTVALITSSVTMAFAVRAAQLGKKNHILIFLVLTLILGLVFMVNKYIEYSHKLHDGLIPGYNFLWTGLGDGQTIQLFYGFYFCMTGTHGLHVLIGLVLIVWLLIRVWQDKFTTEYYAPIENFGLYWHFVDLVWIFLFPLLYLIGGLAV; encoded by the coding sequence ATGCGTCATCAGTTCGACGACATGGACCAGCAGAACGATGCCGCGAGCCTGGGGATGTGGCTGTTCCTGCTGACGGAGGTCATGTTCTTCGGCGGGTTCTTCCTGGGATATTCGATCTACCGGAGCGAGTACTACGACTCTTTCGTCATCGGAAGCCAGAATCTCGACGTCTTCCTGGGCGGCCTGAACACCGTCGCCCTGATCACCAGCAGCGTCACCATGGCCTTCGCCGTCCGTGCAGCCCAACTCGGCAAGAAGAACCACATCCTGATCTTCCTGGTGCTGACCCTCATACTCGGCCTCGTGTTCATGGTGAACAAGTACATCGAGTACTCCCACAAGCTGCACGACGGCCTGATTCCCGGATACAATTTCCTGTGGACCGGCCTGGGCGACGGGCAGACCATCCAACTGTTCTACGGCTTCTACTTCTGCATGACCGGGACGCACGGCCTGCACGTTCTCATTGGACTCGTGCTCATCGTCTGGCTGCTGATCCGCGTCTGGCAGGACAAGTTCACCACCGAGTACTACGCACCGATCGAGAATTTCGGCCTGTACTGGCACTTTGTCGACCTGGTCTGGATCTTCCTCTTCCCGCTGCTGTACCTCATCGGCGGACTGGCCGTATAG
- a CDS encoding oxidase, which translates to MTEHAEHGHQAEGGHQAEGGHGDHHGPHIATSANYLTIFTALLVLTAATVWAATLEMGFLNTPVAMFIASVKAILVILYFMHLKFSPGQTKLAAAAAIFWLLILLIITFFDYIGRTWQDNPAGW; encoded by the coding sequence ATGACTGAACACGCAGAACACGGCCATCAAGCCGAAGGCGGACATCAAGCCGAAGGCGGCCACGGGGACCACCACGGCCCCCACATCGCCACCTCGGCCAACTACCTGACCATCTTCACGGCGCTGCTGGTCCTCACCGCCGCGACCGTGTGGGCGGCCACCCTGGAAATGGGCTTTCTCAACACGCCCGTGGCCATGTTCATCGCCAGCGTAAAGGCGATCCTGGTGATTCTGTACTTCATGCACCTGAAGTTCAGCCCCGGCCAGACCAAGCTCGCCGCCGCCGCCGCCATCTTCTGGCTGCTGATCCTCCTCATCATCACCTTCTTCGACTACATCGGCCGCACCTGGCAGGACAATCCCGCGGGCTGGTAG
- a CDS encoding cytochrome c oxidase subunit I, translating into MSTIAQQGAAEHRMPRDHFLNAAYTIKSWLLTMDHKRVGLLYLFSITFFFLIGGTFASLIRLELATPEADLMEADQYNVAFSMHGIVMIFFFLIPSIPAVFGNFIMPLMIGAKDVAFPKLNLMSWYLFIFGGTFGVLTTLLGGVDTGWTFYTPFSSTYSNSNVILAGMAAFIAGFSSILTGLNFMVTIHKMRAPGITWFKMPLFVWGMYATSLIMVLGTPVIAITLALMMVERGLHIGIFDPALGGDPVLFQHLFWFYSHPAVYIMILPGMGVISEVIAAFSRKRIFGYEFIAMSSVSIAVLGFFVWGHHLFVSGQSIYAGMVFSFITMLVAVPSAIKVFNWMATIYRGSVSYDAPMLYALGFIGLFSVGGLTGVFLAIMGLDIHMHDTYFVVAHFHYVMVGGAVTAFMAALHFWWPKISGRMYPEGWSRLAAFLIFAGFNLTFFPQFIVGYLGMPRRYHVYPEEWQLLNIMSSAGATILAAAFIVPAIYLLWSLKNGKIAGPNPWRATGLEWILSSPPPEHNFPTTPIVEEDPYDYGEVIDNPVHEEEHEKEREHA; encoded by the coding sequence ATGAGCACGATAGCCCAGCAGGGGGCTGCCGAACACCGGATGCCTCGCGACCACTTCCTGAACGCGGCTTACACGATCAAGTCCTGGCTGCTGACGATGGACCACAAGCGCGTGGGGCTGCTGTACCTGTTCTCGATCACCTTCTTCTTCCTGATCGGGGGCACCTTCGCCAGCCTGATCCGCCTGGAACTGGCAACGCCCGAGGCGGATCTCATGGAAGCGGACCAGTACAACGTGGCCTTCTCCATGCACGGCATCGTCATGATCTTCTTCTTCCTGATCCCGTCGATACCGGCCGTATTCGGGAACTTCATCATGCCCCTCATGATCGGGGCCAAGGACGTGGCCTTCCCGAAGCTGAACCTGATGAGTTGGTACCTCTTCATCTTCGGCGGTACGTTCGGCGTGCTGACCACCCTGCTCGGCGGCGTGGATACGGGGTGGACCTTCTACACCCCCTTCAGCAGCACCTATTCCAACAGCAACGTGATCCTGGCGGGCATGGCGGCCTTCATTGCCGGATTCTCCTCCATCCTGACCGGGCTGAACTTCATGGTGACCATCCACAAGATGCGGGCGCCGGGCATTACCTGGTTCAAGATGCCCCTCTTCGTCTGGGGCATGTACGCCACGAGCCTCATCATGGTGCTCGGCACGCCGGTCATCGCCATCACGCTGGCCCTCATGATGGTCGAGCGCGGGCTGCACATCGGCATATTCGATCCCGCCCTGGGCGGCGACCCGGTCCTGTTCCAGCACCTGTTCTGGTTCTACTCCCATCCGGCCGTGTACATCATGATCCTGCCCGGCATGGGAGTCATCTCCGAGGTCATCGCCGCCTTCAGCCGCAAGCGGATCTTCGGCTACGAATTCATCGCCATGTCCAGCGTTTCGATCGCGGTCCTCGGCTTCTTCGTCTGGGGCCACCACCTCTTCGTGAGCGGGCAGTCGATCTACGCCGGCATGGTCTTCTCCTTCATCACCATGCTCGTGGCGGTGCCTTCGGCGATCAAGGTATTCAACTGGATGGCGACCATCTACAGGGGATCGGTGTCCTACGACGCCCCCATGCTCTACGCACTGGGCTTCATCGGACTCTTCTCCGTGGGCGGCCTCACCGGCGTGTTCCTGGCCATCATGGGGCTGGACATCCACATGCACGACACGTATTTCGTGGTGGCCCACTTCCACTACGTCATGGTGGGCGGCGCGGTGACGGCCTTCATGGCTGCGCTGCACTTCTGGTGGCCCAAGATCTCCGGCCGGATGTACCCGGAGGGCTGGTCGCGCCTGGCCGCCTTCCTGATCTTCGCCGGGTTCAACCTGACCTTCTTCCCGCAATTCATCGTCGGGTACCTCGGCATGCCACGGCGATATCACGTCTATCCGGAAGAGTGGCAACTGCTCAACATCATGTCGTCCGCCGGCGCCACCATCCTGGCTGCGGCCTTCATCGTCCCGGCAATCTACCTGCTCTGGTCACTGAAGAATGGCAAAATCGCAGGTCCCAATCCCTGGCGGGCCACGGGGCTGGAGTGGATCCTCTCTTCGCCGCCGCCGGAGCACAACTTCCCGACCACGCCGATCGTGGAGGAGGATCCGTACGACTACGGCGAGGTGATCGACAACCCGGTGCACGAGGAAGAGCACGAGAAAGAGCGCGAACACGCGTAG